One stretch of Chloroflexota bacterium DNA includes these proteins:
- the coaD gene encoding pantetheine-phosphate adenylyltransferase, producing MATAQSRSTGDLVALYPGSFDPIHNGHLDIIRRASTIFDRLIVAVYDKPDKRLRFTTDERVELVRETTADLANVEVASYASLTVDYAVSRGARAIIRGLRATSDFDFEFQVALMNRHLNRNVEAIFFMTSLEHAHLSSTLVKEVARLGARVDTLVPAPVAAALKRDVEGMP from the coding sequence ACGGCTCAATCGCGATCCACAGGCGACCTGGTTGCACTGTATCCGGGCAGCTTCGACCCCATTCACAACGGGCACTTGGATATCATCCGCCGCGCGTCGACCATCTTCGACCGCCTCATCGTCGCCGTGTACGACAAACCCGACAAGCGCCTGCGATTTACCACCGACGAGCGGGTCGAACTCGTACGGGAGACCACTGCGGATCTGGCCAACGTTGAAGTCGCAAGCTATGCCTCGCTCACCGTAGACTATGCCGTGTCGCGGGGAGCGCGAGCGATCATCCGCGGACTACGGGCTACCTCCGATTTCGATTTCGAATTCCAGGTCGCTCTCATGAACCGCCACTTGAACCGAAACGTCGAGGCGATCTTCTTCATGACGTCGCTGGAGCACGCGCACCTCAGCTCTACACTGGTGAAGGAGGTCGCGCGTCTCGGCGCACGCGTGGACACGCTTGTTCCCGCGCCCGTGGCGGCCGCGCTCAAGCGGGACGTCGAGGGCATGCCATGA